From one Tachysurus vachellii isolate PV-2020 chromosome 23, HZAU_Pvac_v1, whole genome shotgun sequence genomic stretch:
- the LOC132838633 gene encoding high choriolytic enzyme 1-like isoform X2 yields the protein MFVCKVTLGLLLALLLVCCIQAEDMCVFVCSASELSVGDLLERANRGIVRDASEPKVVGDIAVDDEHDERNADPCTSSGCMWPKSSDGKVYVPYVIANHFTSSELQVIQRGLDSFSSVTCIRFIRRSNQRDYISIESRSGCYSYVGRRGYSQTVSLDRNGCIYHNTVQHELLHALGFNHEQCRNDRDNHIRVVWENIIDSYKYAFDKIATLNQGTPYDYNSVMQYHRTAFSKNGQATMVPIPNSNVAFGQATQMSQNDIKRVNNLYRC from the exons atgtttgtgtgtaaggtGACTCTGGGTCTGCTGCTGGCCTTGCTGCTGGTTTGCTGTATTCAAGCTGAGGAcatg tgtgtgtttgtctgttcagCTTCTGAATTATCTGTTGGAGATCTGCTAGAGAGAGCAAACAGAGGCATtg TTCGTGATGCTAGTGAGCCAAAAGTTGTAGGAGATATTGCTGTGGATGATGAACATGATGAGAGGAACGCTGATCCCTGCACTTCAAGTGGCTGCATGTGGCCGAAATCCAGTGATGGCAAAGTCTATGTGCCTTATGTCATTGCCAACCACTTCA CTTCTAGTGAGCTGCAGGTCATCCAGCGAGGTCTGGATTCCTTCTCTTCTGTTACATGCATTCGTTTTATTCGACGCTCTAACCAGAGGGATTACATCAGTATTGAGTCTCGCAGTGG ATGTTATTCCTACGTTGGACGTCGTGGGTACAGCCAAACTGTGTCTCTCGACCGAAATGGTTGTATTTATCATAACACAGTTCAGCATGAGCTTCTTCATGCTCTGGGGTTCAACCATGAACAGTGTCGCAATGACCGAGACAATCACATCCGTGTTGTGTGGGAGAACATCATTGATA GCTATAAATATGCCTTTGACAAGATCGCCACTCTGAACCAGGGAACTCCTTATGACTACAACTCAGTCATGCAGTACCACAG AACTGCTTTCTCTAAGAATGGCCAAGCCACCATGGTCCCCATCCCCAACAGCAATGTTGCCTTTGGCCAGGCCACTCAGATGAGCCAAAATGACATCAAACGAGTGAATAATCTCTACAGATGCT AA
- the LOC132838633 gene encoding low choriolytic enzyme-like isoform X1 produces MWPKSSDGKVYVPYVIANHFTSSELQVIQRGLDSFSSVTCIRFIRRSNQRDYISIESRSGCYSYVGRRGYSQTVSLDRNGCIYHNTVQHELLHALGFNHEQCRNDRDNHIRVVWENIIDSYKYAFDKIATLNQGTPYDYNSVMQYHRTAFSKNGQATMVPIPNSNVAFGQATQMSQNDIKRVNNLYRC; encoded by the exons ATGTGGCCGAAATCCAGTGATGGCAAAGTCTATGTGCCTTATGTCATTGCCAACCACTTCA CTTCTAGTGAGCTGCAGGTCATCCAGCGAGGTCTGGATTCCTTCTCTTCTGTTACATGCATTCGTTTTATTCGACGCTCTAACCAGAGGGATTACATCAGTATTGAGTCTCGCAGTGG ATGTTATTCCTACGTTGGACGTCGTGGGTACAGCCAAACTGTGTCTCTCGACCGAAATGGTTGTATTTATCATAACACAGTTCAGCATGAGCTTCTTCATGCTCTGGGGTTCAACCATGAACAGTGTCGCAATGACCGAGACAATCACATCCGTGTTGTGTGGGAGAACATCATTGATA GCTATAAATATGCCTTTGACAAGATCGCCACTCTGAACCAGGGAACTCCTTATGACTACAACTCAGTCATGCAGTACCACAG AACTGCTTTCTCTAAGAATGGCCAAGCCACCATGGTCCCCATCCCCAACAGCAATGTTGCCTTTGGCCAGGCCACTCAGATGAGCCAAAATGACATCAAACGAGTGAATAATCTCTACAGATGCT AA